Proteins from one Caulobacter sp. X genomic window:
- a CDS encoding RNA polymerase sigma factor produces the protein MSSADGDRTRWFLRNILPHEPALRGWLSRGALPGVDVDDIIQEAYSILAELESVDGIRHPRAYLFQVARSIITRHVRRARIVPIHAVEDLERLDPLDEEASPEQRTIDRDELRHLARAIAAMPLKTQQAFVLRRVRGLSQREVAAHMRISENTVETHISRGVLFLIDWFGRSGNKRSQTSKTTNRENASRHGRARNPSRH, from the coding sequence ATGAGCAGCGCCGACGGCGATAGGACACGGTGGTTCCTGCGGAATATCCTTCCGCACGAGCCGGCGCTGCGAGGCTGGCTGTCGCGCGGCGCCCTGCCTGGCGTCGACGTCGACGACATCATCCAGGAAGCCTATTCGATCCTGGCCGAGCTGGAGTCGGTCGACGGCATCCGTCATCCTCGCGCCTATCTGTTCCAGGTCGCCAGATCGATCATCACGCGCCATGTCCGCCGCGCCCGGATCGTGCCGATCCACGCGGTCGAGGACCTCGAGCGCCTGGATCCGCTGGATGAGGAAGCTTCGCCCGAACAGCGAACGATCGACCGTGACGAGCTTCGTCATTTGGCCCGGGCGATCGCCGCCATGCCCCTCAAGACTCAGCAGGCTTTCGTGCTGCGTCGCGTTCGGGGGCTGTCCCAGCGCGAGGTGGCGGCGCATATGCGGATTTCGGAAAACACCGTCGAGACGCACATCTCCCGCGGCGTGCTTTTCTTGATTGATTGGTTCGGGCGTAGCGGAAACAAGCGGTCCCAAACCTCTAAGACGACGAACCGGGAGAACGCCTCGAGACATGGCCGTGCGAGAAACCCATCGCGACATTGA
- a CDS encoding FecR family protein: MAVRETHRDIDRAASAWAARQDRGPLSPDEAAALEAWLRGDPRRRGALLRARAVSLLSESARALGPDFDPETFAEPRRPRLSRRGVLTWSGAAVAAASLAAVGVATSAAGAVISTERGEIRLVPLKDGSTVLLNTESRIRVRYDEGRREVTLLKGEAYFSVARDERRPFVVEVDGRRLRTTQAGFRVRKLENDPVDLLVSQGRVDVSAAPLFGAGKVLAVSANTRLALADAVHRSAERPRPIAPEAVTRDLAWRDGKLAFEGETLAQAASAFARYSDTRIEIRDPDLAREAVTGLFAASDPVGFSRAVAQVFDARLQRDGDTVVVSRGAQPPAAAQ, translated from the coding sequence ATGGCCGTGCGAGAAACCCATCGCGACATTGACCGCGCGGCGTCCGCATGGGCGGCGCGGCAGGATCGCGGACCGCTCTCGCCGGACGAGGCCGCCGCGTTGGAGGCTTGGCTGCGCGGCGATCCCCGCCGCCGGGGCGCGCTGCTGCGCGCGCGGGCGGTTTCGCTGCTCAGCGAGTCGGCTCGGGCTCTGGGTCCCGATTTTGATCCCGAGACCTTCGCCGAGCCTCGGCGCCCACGCCTGTCGCGGCGCGGGGTGCTGACCTGGTCCGGCGCGGCCGTGGCCGCGGCCTCGCTGGCGGCCGTGGGCGTCGCCACCTCCGCCGCCGGCGCGGTGATCAGCACCGAGCGCGGCGAAATCCGTCTTGTCCCGCTGAAGGATGGCTCGACGGTGCTGTTGAACACCGAGAGCCGCATCCGCGTGCGCTACGACGAGGGGCGCCGCGAGGTCACCCTGCTCAAGGGCGAGGCCTATTTCTCGGTGGCCCGTGACGAACGGCGTCCCTTCGTCGTCGAGGTGGACGGGCGCCGGCTGCGGACGACCCAGGCGGGCTTCCGCGTCCGCAAGCTCGAGAATGATCCGGTCGACCTGCTGGTAAGCCAGGGACGGGTCGATGTCTCCGCCGCCCCGCTCTTTGGGGCTGGCAAGGTTCTGGCGGTCAGCGCCAACACCCGTCTGGCCTTGGCTGACGCCGTCCATCGCTCCGCCGAACGGCCTCGCCCGATCGCGCCCGAGGCGGTCACCCGCGACCTGGCTTGGCGCGACGGCAAACTGGCCTTCGAGGGGGAGACCTTGGCGCAGGCCGCCTCGGCCTTCGCCCGCTACAGCGACACGCGGATCGAGATCCGCGATCCGGATCTGGCGCGCGAGGCCGTCACGGGGCTCTTCGCCGCCAGCGACCCGGTCGGCTTCAGCCGCGCCGTGGCCCAGGTGTTCGACGCTCGCCTGCAAAGAGACGGCGACACGGTTGTGGTGAGCCGCGGCGCGCAACCTCCTGCTGCAGCGCAATAA